A DNA window from Anaeromicrobium sediminis contains the following coding sequences:
- the der gene encoding ribosome biogenesis GTPase Der, which translates to MAKPVVAIVGRPNVGKSTFFNRIAGKRISIVEDTPGVTRDRIYADAEWLNHKFTLIDTGGMEPDSKDIILSQMRNQVYMALDTADVILFIVDGRTGLVAQDEEVANILRRTGKPVILVVNKVDNRDLPDSFYDFYQLGMGEPFAISSTNALGLGDLLDEAVANFPKDKDLDYDDDQIKVAVIGKPNAGKSSIINKILGEERVIVSDIAGTTRDAIDTPFTHGDDEYVLIDTAGIRRKSKVNENIEKYSVIRALSAIERADVCLTMIDATEGVTEQDKKVAGYAHEEGKGSIIVVNKWDLVEKDTHTMSEFTKMIRSELAFMSYAPIIFVSALTGQRINKLLELIKFVSNQHSMRIPTGRLNDVINEAILLNQPPSDKGKRLRIYYATQASVRPPKIVIFINDKELAHFSYSRYLENKIRETFGFEGTPISILYRERDSKY; encoded by the coding sequence GTGGCAAAACCAGTTGTGGCAATTGTTGGAAGACCAAATGTAGGAAAATCTACTTTCTTCAATAGAATAGCAGGAAAGAGAATATCCATAGTAGAAGATACTCCTGGAGTAACTAGAGATAGAATATATGCAGATGCTGAATGGTTAAATCATAAATTCACTTTAATAGATACGGGTGGAATGGAACCTGACTCTAAGGATATAATATTATCACAAATGAGAAATCAGGTTTATATGGCTCTAGATACGGCAGATGTAATCTTGTTTATAGTAGATGGAAGAACGGGATTAGTAGCACAAGATGAAGAAGTAGCTAATATTTTACGAAGAACGGGTAAACCTGTTATATTGGTGGTGAATAAAGTTGATAATAGAGACTTACCAGATTCTTTTTATGATTTTTACCAATTAGGAATGGGAGAGCCCTTTGCAATTTCGTCTACCAATGCCCTAGGATTAGGAGATTTATTAGATGAAGCAGTAGCTAACTTCCCAAAGGATAAGGATTTAGACTATGATGATGATCAAATAAAGGTAGCAGTTATAGGAAAACCTAATGCTGGAAAATCTTCTATAATAAACAAAATATTAGGAGAAGAGAGAGTAATAGTTAGTGATATAGCAGGAACCACTAGAGATGCTATAGATACGCCATTTACCCATGGTGATGACGAATATGTATTAATAGATACGGCAGGGATAAGAAGAAAGAGTAAAGTAAATGAGAACATAGAAAAATATAGTGTTATAAGGGCCCTGAGTGCCATTGAAAGGGCTGATGTATGCTTAACTATGATAGATGCTACTGAAGGGGTAACAGAGCAGGACAAAAAGGTTGCAGGGTATGCCCATGAAGAAGGAAAAGGTAGCATTATAGTAGTAAACAAGTGGGATCTAGTGGAAAAAGACACTCACACTATGTCTGAATTTACTAAAATGATTAGAAGTGAGTTAGCTTTTATGAGTTATGCACCAATAATATTTGTATCAGCTCTTACGGGACAAAGAATAAATAAATTATTAGAACTAATTAAGTTTGTATCTAATCAACATAGTATGAGGATACCTACAGGAAGATTAAATGATGTAATAAATGAGGCAATACTATTGAATCAACCTCCTTCTGACAAGGGAAAGAGATTAAGAATTTATTATGCAACTCAAGCTTCTGTTAGACCACCTAAGATAGTAATATTTATAAATGACAAGGAACTTGCTCATTTTTCATATTCAAGGTATTTGGAAAACAAAATCAGAGAAACCTTTGGATTCGAAGGAACACCTATTAGTATCTTATATAGGGAAAGAGATAGCAAATACTAG
- a CDS encoding NAD(P)H-dependent glycerol-3-phosphate dehydrogenase: protein MKKINVGVIGAGSWGTALAISLAKKGHRVNLWAREETLFNKIKKSRENIKYLPGVLLPENIKLYNNIDDTVKDMDLILVAVPSQAVRNVLELCKKNIKEEAVIVNVAKGLEKNTLLRISQVVEEILPKNEYCVLSGPSHAEEVSRDMPTTLVAAAYSKECAEFVQDVFITPKLRVYTNPDVVGVELGGALKNVIALGAGISDGLGYGDNAKAALMTRGIREISRLGQVMGASTNTFAGLTGIGDLIVTCTSMHSRNRRCGIKLGEGMKVDEAVDSIGMVVEGITTTNVAYNLSKKYNVDMPITTEIYRILNEERDVKEAVVDLMMRSKTHEIEEVANDVQWKDS, encoded by the coding sequence ATGAAAAAGATAAATGTTGGTGTAATTGGAGCTGGGAGCTGGGGAACTGCACTAGCCATATCTCTAGCTAAAAAGGGTCATAGAGTAAATCTATGGGCAAGAGAGGAAACTCTATTTAATAAAATTAAAAAAAGTAGAGAAAACATAAAGTACTTGCCTGGAGTGTTATTACCAGAAAATATTAAATTATATAATAATATAGATGATACTGTAAAGGATATGGATCTAATATTAGTAGCAGTACCATCTCAGGCCGTTAGAAATGTATTGGAATTATGTAAAAAGAATATTAAAGAAGAAGCTGTAATAGTGAATGTGGCAAAGGGATTAGAAAAGAACACCTTACTTAGAATATCTCAAGTGGTAGAGGAAATTCTTCCTAAGAATGAATATTGTGTTTTATCAGGGCCATCCCATGCAGAAGAAGTATCTAGAGACATGCCAACTACATTGGTTGCTGCTGCCTATTCTAAAGAATGTGCTGAATTTGTACAAGATGTATTTATTACTCCAAAACTAAGAGTATATACTAACCCAGATGTGGTAGGTGTAGAACTAGGAGGAGCTCTTAAGAATGTAATTGCCTTAGGAGCAGGTATATCAGATGGTCTTGGATATGGAGATAATGCAAAAGCGGCACTGATGACTAGGGGAATAAGAGAAATTTCAAGATTAGGTCAAGTTATGGGAGCTAGCACAAACACTTTTGCAGGCCTTACTGGAATTGGAGATTTAATTGTAACTTGTACCAGTATGCATAGTAGGAATAGAAGATGTGGTATAAAGCTAGGCGAAGGGATGAAAGTGGATGAGGCTGTGGATTCTATAGGTATGGTAGTAGAAGGTATAACCACTACTAATGTGGCTTACAATTTATCTAAAAAGTATAATGTGGATATGCCTATAACAACAGAAATATATAGAATATTAAATGAAGAAAGAGATGTAAAAGAAGCTGTAGTAGATTTAATGATGAGAAGTAAGACCCATGAAATTGAAGAAGTTGCAAATGATGTTCAGTGGAAAGATAGCTAG
- the spoIVA gene encoding stage IV sporulation protein A: MENFDIYRDIAERTQGDIYIGVVGPVRTGKSTFIKRFMDLMVIPNIENAHMRERAKDELPQSGAGRTIMTTEPKFVPNEAVQLSIDENANVKVRLVDCVGYLVDGAIGYEEEGKPRMVKTPWYDKEIPFAEAAEIGTKKVITDHSTIGLVILTDGTVTDIDRNKYIQAENRVMEELKSLNKPFVIVLNSLNPHGEMALELKEQLEEKYKVPVVVADCAKMDMAHINEILKNVLFEFPIREINISLPGWMDGLDSDHWVKKDIMKLVRDWSNDVRNINDIKNNMDGFKDVDIISEALLNNIQLGKGVTNIDMKAKEGMFYSVLEEITGHKIDGDHELLGLITEFSRAKREFDRVETALNDVRETGYGLVPPSLKELELEEPEIFKHGNRFGVKLRANAPSLHIIRADIATEVSPIVGTEKQSEELVKYLLDEFESDPTKIWETNMFGKSLHDMVKEQLQHKLYTMPDDARSKMQKTLQKIINDGNNGLICIIL; the protein is encoded by the coding sequence ATGGAAAACTTTGATATATATAGAGACATTGCAGAAAGAACGCAAGGAGATATATATATAGGTGTGGTAGGTCCTGTAAGAACTGGAAAATCTACCTTTATAAAAAGATTTATGGACCTAATGGTTATACCTAATATTGAAAATGCCCATATGAGAGAGCGTGCCAAGGATGAGCTTCCTCAAAGTGGTGCAGGAAGAACTATAATGACTACTGAACCAAAATTCGTTCCTAATGAAGCTGTACAACTTAGCATAGATGAAAATGCTAATGTTAAAGTTAGATTAGTTGATTGTGTTGGGTATTTAGTAGATGGTGCTATTGGTTATGAAGAAGAGGGAAAACCTAGAATGGTAAAAACTCCATGGTATGATAAGGAGATTCCTTTTGCAGAGGCAGCAGAAATAGGAACTAAAAAAGTTATAACAGACCATTCAACTATAGGTTTAGTAATATTAACTGATGGAACTGTTACTGATATTGATAGAAATAAATATATACAGGCAGAAAATCGAGTAATGGAAGAATTAAAATCATTAAATAAACCATTTGTCATTGTACTTAACTCTTTAAATCCACATGGTGAAATGGCACTAGAACTGAAGGAGCAGTTAGAGGAAAAATACAAAGTTCCAGTAGTAGTTGCAGACTGTGCTAAGATGGACATGGCACATATTAATGAGATTCTTAAAAACGTACTATTTGAGTTTCCTATTAGAGAGATTAATATATCACTTCCAGGATGGATGGATGGGTTAGATTCAGATCATTGGGTTAAAAAAGATATTATGAAGCTAGTGAGAGATTGGAGTAATGATGTTAGAAACATTAATGATATTAAGAATAACATGGATGGATTTAAAGATGTAGATATAATATCAGAAGCCCTACTTAATAATATACAATTAGGTAAAGGGGTTACAAATATAGATATGAAGGCAAAAGAGGGAATGTTCTATTCTGTTTTAGAAGAAATAACAGGACATAAAATAGATGGAGATCATGAACTTTTAGGATTAATAACAGAATTTTCTAGAGCTAAAAGGGAATTTGATAGGGTAGAGACGGCTCTTAATGATGTACGTGAAACTGGTTATGGACTAGTACCTCCAAGCTTAAAGGAGTTAGAACTAGAAGAACCTGAAATATTCAAACATGGAAATAGATTTGGAGTTAAATTAAGAGCAAATGCACCATCACTTCATATTATTAGAGCTGATATTGCCACAGAAGTATCACCTATTGTAGGAACAGAGAAACAAAGTGAAGAATTAGTTAAGTATTTACTAGATGAATTTGAATCTGATCCTACTAAAATTTGGGAAACTAATATGTTTGGAAAATCATTACATGATATGGTAAAAGAACAATTACAACATAAACTATATACCATGCCTGATGATGCTAGAAGTAAAATGCAAAAGACTCTACAAAAAATTATTAATGATGGTAATAATGGATTGATATGTATAATTCTTTAA
- a CDS encoding HlyD family efflux transporter periplasmic adaptor subunit: MSRKRKKNNKLKYFIFAIIICYIILKIWPLVFYSNDTVVAQYGNLQVIDQVDGYILRDEKILKANYEGEIKYFAEDGQKVENGYKVLEIQKDKVEDETRKKLEIINQRINNLENKKFFKTDIDKLNKEINNIIEEIQESSKNNNVEKIVDLKKELKIKLDKKNIIAGDKSFYNKNIDMLKKEQEELKIKIDNDIQVMKSPVSGLISYYIDGLEDIFTLNNMATIDLEKVKEANYDVTNLRESKNAIINQPLYKVVNNTTWYLVAEVDNNKIDKYKEGRRIKIKISDSQVEGKIYRIIKNEDKFIVIFKINQYMENFHKIRQTKAEISVIDYEGLKIPKDSLIKKDGLVGVYVLDVNRYAVFKEISIVGYDDEFVIIKSNFFYKKVNEEIKTIKTVKLYDEVVRNGDRIREGQIIY, encoded by the coding sequence ATTTCTAGGAAGCGTAAAAAAAATAATAAATTAAAATACTTTATATTTGCAATAATTATTTGTTATATTATTTTAAAAATATGGCCTTTGGTGTTTTATTCAAATGATACTGTTGTGGCTCAATATGGAAATCTACAAGTTATTGATCAGGTGGATGGATATATTCTAAGGGATGAAAAGATACTTAAGGCAAATTATGAGGGTGAAATCAAATATTTTGCGGAAGATGGACAAAAGGTTGAAAATGGGTATAAAGTATTAGAAATTCAAAAGGATAAAGTTGAAGATGAGACTCGCAAAAAGTTAGAAATTATAAATCAAAGAATAAATAACTTAGAAAATAAAAAATTTTTTAAGACTGATATAGATAAATTAAATAAGGAAATAAATAATATAATAGAGGAGATACAAGAGAGTTCTAAAAATAATAATGTGGAAAAAATAGTAGACTTAAAAAAAGAACTTAAAATAAAATTAGATAAGAAGAACATAATAGCAGGAGATAAAAGTTTTTATAATAAAAATATTGATATGTTGAAAAAGGAACAAGAAGAGTTGAAGATTAAAATAGACAATGATATTCAAGTAATGAAAAGTCCCGTATCTGGATTGATAAGCTATTATATTGATGGTTTAGAAGATATATTTACTCTTAATAATATGGCAACAATAGATTTAGAAAAGGTAAAAGAGGCTAACTATGATGTAACAAATTTAAGAGAATCGAAAAATGCGATAATTAACCAGCCACTATATAAAGTTGTAAATAATACCACCTGGTATCTAGTTGCTGAAGTAGATAATAATAAAATTGACAAATATAAAGAAGGAAGAAGAATAAAGATAAAAATTTCTGATAGTCAAGTGGAAGGGAAGATATATAGAATTATAAAAAATGAGGACAAGTTCATTGTCATATTTAAAATAAATCAATATATGGAGAATTTCCATAAAATTAGACAGACTAAAGCTGAAATATCTGTAATTGATTATGAGGGATTAAAAATACCAAAGGACTCCTTAATAAAAAAGGATGGTCTTGTAGGTGTATATGTATTAGATGTAAATAGATATGCAGTATTTAAAGAGATAAGCATAGTAGGTTATGATGACGAGTTTGTAATAATAAAGAGTAATTTCTTTTATAAAAAAGTGAATGAAGAAATAAAGACAATAAAAACTGTAAAATTATATGATGAAGTTGTGAGAAATGGAGATAGAATAAGAGAAGGGCAAATTATATACTAA
- a CDS encoding YggS family pyridoxal phosphate-dependent enzyme, which produces MSIKENIDHVRSEIDEICKKVDRDSNEVTLIAVTKTIDTARIGQALNENIKDVGENKVQEIMNKYEEIKDAKIHMIGHLQTNKVKYIIDKVSLIHSLDRVSLAKEINKRAKQHNIIMDTLVQVNVANEETKFGLKVEAVESFLEEIKHMENIRVVGLMTIAPYEEDSENVRIYFKGLKKIFEELKGKDYSNVNMKYLSMGMTNDYKVAIEEGANFIRIGTGIFGLRNYDK; this is translated from the coding sequence ATGAGTATAAAAGAAAATATAGACCATGTTAGAAGCGAAATTGATGAAATTTGTAAGAAGGTAGATAGAGATTCGAATGAAGTGACTTTGATTGCAGTAACAAAAACTATTGACACGGCCAGAATTGGACAAGCTTTAAATGAAAATATTAAGGATGTTGGAGAAAACAAAGTTCAAGAAATTATGAATAAGTATGAAGAGATTAAAGATGCTAAAATACATATGATAGGTCACCTACAGACAAACAAAGTTAAATATATAATTGATAAGGTCTCATTAATTCATTCTCTAGACAGGGTGAGTTTGGCAAAAGAAATTAATAAGAGGGCTAAACAACATAATATAATCATGGATACATTAGTACAGGTTAATGTGGCTAATGAGGAAACAAAATTTGGGTTAAAGGTAGAAGCGGTTGAAAGTTTTTTAGAAGAAATAAAACATATGGAAAATATAAGGGTAGTAGGACTTATGACTATAGCCCCATATGAAGAAGATTCAGAAAATGTAAGAATATATTTTAAGGGATTAAAAAAGATATTTGAAGAACTTAAAGGAAAAGATTATTCAAATGTGAATATGAAATATTTGTCTATGGGAATGACAAATGATTATAAAGTAGCAATAGAAGAAGGTGCTAACTTTATAAGGATAGGAACTGGAATTTTTGGACTAAGAAATTATGATAAATAA
- a CDS encoding cell division protein SepF, with product MGGKFVDKVKYFMGLDDYDEDEEIMDTPVEVEEEVKTINNAKKVLNIHTNSQMKVMVCEPVEFEECPKIVDNLKNRKPVIINLEKLDNDLAKKIFDFLNGAVYAVDGNIQKISKGIFILAPNNVDIGGNISEEFKNKGIFPWQK from the coding sequence ATGGGTGGTAAGTTTGTAGATAAGGTGAAATACTTCATGGGATTAGATGATTATGATGAGGATGAGGAAATTATGGATACACCTGTAGAAGTGGAAGAAGAGGTAAAAACTATAAACAATGCTAAGAAAGTGCTTAATATACATACTAACTCTCAAATGAAAGTTATGGTATGTGAACCGGTTGAATTTGAGGAATGCCCTAAAATAGTTGATAATTTAAAAAATAGAAAACCTGTAATAATAAACTTAGAAAAATTAGATAATGATTTGGCAAAAAAAATATTTGATTTTTTAAATGGTGCCGTATATGCAGTTGATGGCAATATTCAAAAAATTTCTAAGGGGATTTTTATATTAGCTCCTAACAATGTGGATATAGGTGGAAATATAAGTGAAGAATTTAAAAATAAAGGTATTTTCCCATGGCAAAAATAA